A region of the Meles meles chromosome 18, mMelMel3.1 paternal haplotype, whole genome shotgun sequence genome:
CGGTAGCTGTCAGTGAGGACCCCCAGGAAGTCTTTGAAGCTTACGGTTCCATcacctgggaagagagagagaggaaggggcgcTGGGGTGTCTTCCCCCCGCAGAAGCCTCACTCTGCATGTGCTTTAGGGGTGTGTCTGCAGCTCCTTCCAGACACCAGACGATCCAGTCCCACCTCCAGCCAGATGTCAACCCAGGTGGAATGGGGGAGAAATAGCCCTTGCCCTGGGGGATCCCCCAGTCACGAGGATTAACACAGCAGAAAGGTTTAGGGCTATGGGATAGGTGTGTTGATCAGagcaggcttcctggaagagggaaCTCTAAAACAGGACTGGGCTGGGGATTCTGTGGGCAAAGGAGACCTTGTCCAGGGCTAGAAGTGAGGGAGGACAAAAGGCCAGGGATGGGGGGGCGCCCACCATCCAAGTCTGCCTGCTGCAGGGCCTCACACATCTCCTGTGGGCTCAGCTGGATGCCCACATTGCGCAGGGTGGCTTTCATGCTGCGCATGTCCACAGAGCCTGTCGGGCCGGAGCTGAACAGTTTGAAGATCTCCTGGAACGCTGCgggcggggagggaggcaggcagctaGGGGAACGGCACGCAGGGGCCGGGACGTCCGCCCACTCCAGCTCACAACGGGACTAAGGACTTGGGTCATTCCCACCATGAGGGCATGAGAACACTTAAGAACAGCAGTGGCTGCTGTGTTGGCCCTTGTCAAGTCCCCATTCAAGTCTCAGGTCCAAGACTCATGTCTGGACATTCAACATTTATGTCAAGGTCACACCACCAGTAGACTGGGCAGTGCTAGGCTTCGGACTCCGGCTCTGGGGCTCCGTGCTCTGAGGCTCACGGAGCCCGGCTGGCACCTGGCAGGGAGCAGGAGCTGAAGATTACTGGTGGTGGGTGAAATGACTGCTTTGAGGGGCCCCCGCCCGTGGTACTGTGGCTTTGGGGCCACCAGATGTAGACCCCACAGCACCAGACTCTGGGGTGGAGCAGGGAACTCAGATTATttttccccaccctctctcccaatttctatttatttatttgacacagagagatcacaagtaggcagagaggcaggcagagagagaggaggaagcaggctccctgccgagcagagagcccgatgcggggcttgatcccaggaccctgggatcatgacctgagctgaaggcagaggctttaacccactgaaccacccaggcgccccctctttcaTCTTTCATTTGTGCAGTCCATCtacccatcacacacacacacacacacacacacatcagtgaGCCCTGAAATTGTAAAGATCAGCCAGTTAGACTGGCCTTGAGGGACAGTTACATGATCACCAacttctcacaacaaccctagtCTCTGGAGAGGACACCCCTTGCCATTCTGCCGGGAGCACCCGCCCCCCTTCCGCTCCCGGCCCCAGGCCTCACCTGCCAGCAGCCGGGCTGTCAGGGGCAGCAGGctcttctctgcagagctgaTTCAAGAGGAAGAGGGTGGGAAGGACTTTGCACCTGCTACAGAAAGATGCTGGGGCCTGGCAGGCCTTACCCCAAACCCCGCACCTTGGACCTGGTCTCTGGTCCCTGCCCTTACCGCTGAGACCCAGAGCCTGACCGCACTGAGCGGGCAGCTGCAAGGCGCTTGAACTCCCTGGGTCTTTGGGAGAACTGCTTGGCCCCTATGCCTTTGATGGATGCTGGCTCCCTTGGGCTCAGCGGGGGAGCGGGCTGCTGAGGCCTCCCTTTCTGTGTCCTGcagccctgctcccctcctgGGTCCTGTGTGGGCAGTCTTCGAGGCTGCTGTGGGGACCTTGGAGGCAGGAAGAAGACAGGGGTGAGGGGCCAACCTGTCTGAGCGCTCAGActaggaggggaggaggagggccctGGGACCAGGCCTGTGGGGGCTCAGGCTCGGCTCCACCTTCTCCCAGGACCCCCACACCAGCCTGTACCCCCAGGGGGATTCTGCAGACAGTAGCTTGTCCCAGCAGACCCTTTGCCAGCCCGGTTACCTGTACGTTCCCTGTGCCAATATTGGGGAGCTCTTGGTCTTCTGCCTTCGGCTGCCTGAAAGGCAGAGTCGCAGACTCGAGGCTGGTCCAGTGCCCGGGGCCCGCAGCCCCTAGGTTGGTTTTAGCAGCTGTTGGCAGCAGGGCACTCTGTCCCTCGCCACAGGCCCGATTCttttggcagggggtggggaccTGCTGCCTTACACTTGAGTTTCTGCTCCCCTTATGGCATCTGAATTTGCGACTCCACTCCAGACGCTAACACAGGCTGGCAGAggcccagggagaagcaggccttagAGTCCGGCAGTGAGGGCTGGGGACGAGGGGTGCAGCCCACGGTGGGGCTGTGGCCCAGTCCCACCTTACCCCGGGTCTCCTGGTGGGGAAGGGTCTCCTCTTCCAAACCATGCAAATTTACAAACCACGGTTCACAAAATACTCCAAGAAGATGCTTCCAACAACCCAGCCGCCCCCCAGATACTCACCTCCgtatctcctcctccttcctctttccagtctccgccccccaccccccctcccccattggCCCTGGCCCATTCCCAGCTGTTCATCCCTTCCTAATCCCACCCTCCTAGGGCCTGGGTGGGCAGGCTTCCAAGCATCAGCAAGGCTGGGTTTTCACCTGGGGCCTTAGTGCTGGTGGGTCCGGAGGCTGACAGGGCCCAAGCGaggctctccctcccccttcttcccttttcaCACCCGCGTCCCTCCCCACATTCTgaattcccttcctccctttgctGCCAGCTCTCCCACATCGCCTGTCCTCCCTCAACGTGGGAAGGCTTGTGCATTCGTGTGCGTGTTTAGTACACGCGTCTGGCGCACGGCCAAGTGCGTTGATGTGTGCTTGTGCACACGGCCAGTGTGGAACTGTCTTGTGAGTGAATGTGTGTCTGTGCGTGCCCGCGTGGTGCGTAAGTCAGCGGagggtaggggtgtgtgtgtgtaagtgtgtctGGGTTGCACGGGGAAGTACACCATTACATTCAGGTGTAATGCCCCCACATTTTGATACTTGTAGCTCAAGGCTGTGTGGCCCCTGGAGGGCCAGTCCTTTggcttctctcttccccaccttTGAGGCCCTGGGCACTGTCCATTCCCCATACCAGGCCCTCACTGTGGACAGAAGTGGGAGGAATTCCTTTCAGACTTGCCTCCTCACCTGGCCAGCCCACCCCCCAGAGGCCCTCTCCGAAGATGATCCTAACATGTCCCTGGCTTCAGGCCAAGAGGAAGACCCACTTCACGACCTAAGACACTGgaacacttggggcgcctggtgacttagtgggttaagcctctgccttcggctcaggtcatggtctcagggtcctgggatcgagccccacatcaggctttctgctcagcagggagcctgcttctccccaccccctgcctgcctctctgcctacttgtgatctctgtcaaataaataaataaaatctttaaaaaaaaaaaaaagaaaagacacctgAAGCCTCAGACACGGTCACGAGTCTTTGCCACTGGCTGAGAGTTCTGGAAGGGAGTGAGGAGAGGTCAAATAGGGCTGGCAGAGCCCTCAGGGACAGTGTGGGCAGGTGGGCCGGGGCAGCTAAAACATAGGGGTGGGTTGAACCGAATACTACAGGACgggttaactaactagaatttaaataaagtcttgaaagaaaaaaacccatggGGGGCGGCATCCCTAAGAAATCGAGATCAGATGCCGCAGCCATGTGAGCTCACTGGTCCGGGAGCATTTGCACAAAAAGTCTGAGCCGGGGCCAGCACTGGAGGCTTTTACTGGTTTTGTCTAGTCATTTCACTGGGGAAGTGGGGGATGACACCTTAAAATGGATTTTCAGCAATAATGGACTCCCTTTCCTGGTTCCCGGCACCGAGCTGCAACGCAAAAGAGAGAGTTGTCACTTGGGCCCCATTGGCAGGATCGGGGAGGGGGGTGAACCCAGACGCCTCTGCGAGGAGGGCCCGGGCGGGGGGGCGGTTAAGAGAGCCTCTTCCTGCTGCACGCGGTTGGGCAGCTGGCCCTCTGTTGTGTCCATTCATCACCAGGAAGCAAGGGGTTCTGGAGAGCACTGTTCCCCTCACATTCTGCTCCAAGGAGGCATCCTGGGCCCTGGGCCATCGAGTCCTCAGCGGGGCAGATGCTAGCCTGAGCATGACCCATGAAGGTGAGGCCACCTGCCTTCTGGGGGACCGAGCTTCCTAATGCTAGAATGGCCCTTCCCAGGCCGAACCCAGGTCATTGCCTGGGCCCAGAAGTGCTCACCCTCCATGGTCCCTGGGCCTCCTCCAGCCCTGGCCTTGGCTCTGCCCCTCAGTCCACCGGAACCTTGTTTCCAGCAGCCTTTATGAGGTCACTGAGTTTGAGACATCACAGCCCACCCTGTCCccgtcccctccccagcccctcgtTCCATTTCTCCACCCCTACCCAGCTGTGTGAGGAGTGGGCCCACCCACACATCCCAGCACATCCCCTCTGCGGGAAGCTGGGGGCCAGACTCACTTACCCTTTCACGGCTCCTTTAGGAGGAGGGGACCTGGCCGGCTGCTGGAGAAGCTGCACTTCTCCTTTTATGGTGGCCCTCTTGATCCCCGGCTTGCTGAAATCCAGGTAAGGGCAGAAGAAGTTCTTGTCTTCCTGCTTCCAAGCTTTCTGTGACTCCTCAGTTTCCAGAGATTTCTCCAGCAAGTCCTTAGTGAGCTTTTCCTTCTCTGGCTGGTCTGTCGCCAGCTGGGGGGCGGGATCTGTAGAAGGTACCTCAGCCTTCTGAGGCGGAGCTTTGATCATATGCTCCAAGTTGGGCAAGTCCATCTTGCTGGAGGAGGCCACCGCCAAGGAAGAGGCAAAGTTGACCAGATCGGCCAGGCCGATGCCTGGTGGGGGACTGGAGGAGGGCGGTGGGGGGTTTGATGGCTGCTGGGAGTCAGCGGCGGGCGGCACTGGCTGGGCACTGGGGTTTTCGATTTGCTTCGTGCAGCACACACAGGCGTCCTCGAGGTCAGACTCCTGGTCCTGACAGCTAGTGGTCTTACCTGTGTTATTGCTGATCGCCCGCTGCAGGCTGTGTTCTGAGGCCTGGATGTGTTTGTCTGCCCAGAAGAGATGGTTAGAGGTCTGCACGCGGATAGAGCGATGATTGGTTGACGCCTGATCCTCTGGCAAACTCACGTAGCTAGAATGCGACCTCACACTCCAGAGGCTGGTGTGCCGCGGTGTGTGGGGCTGGAGGGGCTCTGTCCTAGACTCCAGCTGCTCGGGGTCCCTGGGCTCTGTCTCGGGCTCGGGATCGGGCTCTGGCTCcagctccggctccggctccggctccggctccggctccggctccggctccggctccggctccggctccggctccggctccagCTCGGGCTCCTGCTCCGGCTCCAGCTCcggctccagctccagctcctgctccagctcgggctccagctccagctctaGTTCCCGCTCTAGTACCTGCTCTATGTCCAGGTCCACTTTGTGAGTGTGCTCCAGTTCCAGCCATTCTTTCTCCAGCTGAAAAGTTTCAACTGAAGCTGAGGAGGCCCCTGGCCCTGAGGTCCTTCTGGGACCAAGTCCCTGTCCCCCTCTCCTGagccttcctccccttctggtCCCTCTTGTAGAGACCCACCTGGGGCAGGGAGACAGTGTGAGGCACTGGCGAGGGTGGGTGGGCACGAGGGCGCCAGCACGGCTGGGTGCAGGCTCCCCGGATTGGCATGGATTTCGAGAAGACGGGCCCTAAGGAGTCCAGCCCCttacctcccccctccccccaagaggTGCTCTTGCCCACTGTTACCTCGATCTCCTCTTCTTCAAACGGCTGCTGTTGGTTTGGGTCACTGCTACAACAGAAGGGGACGGAATGGATGACCGGCTTCCGGGAGATGGGTGGGGTCGTTTTAGGGGGGAATGGAGGTCTCTGGGGCCCTCAAGATTCCCTCCCCTTACAGAGGCTGGCAAGACCCCCCGCACTCATCCACTCCCCTCATGGTGCCTGCATCCACCAAGAATTCTGGAGCAACATTCTCTATCTTTAGTGAGTTTGGGAGGTGCCTGGAGAGCCCCTACCCCAAAGAGGGATCCAGTCAGCTAGAGGTGAGGCCCAGGATTCTTCCTTCTGATCAAGTATTCCCATGAGCCAGTGAGCTCCCCCGGGAAGACTGGTGCCCAGAAGGTGGGCACCCCCAGAGGGAGAAGCCCAGGGCGACGCCCTCCTCCTGAGATGCCCAACTCCAGCCTGGCAGATCTCAAAGtcaggggtgtgtgtggaggCTCCCCCTCAGCTCTTGTTGGCCATGTGCTGCAAGCGCGGCCCTTCCCCTCAGTGCTCAGCCCCTGTGACGCCCTCTCCTTCCTCAGGCTTCGGTCCCCCCTCACCTTGGGTCGCTCTGTGCTCAGAGCAAGGCAACCAGAAGGGCTCAGTTCCCACCCATGTCCCCGAGTGTACCCCACCACACCTCAGTCCTTCATTAACGTCAGAGGCTGGATGCAGAAGCAGAAGGGGGGTGGTAGgactccccttcccccaacactGCCCTTGAGGAGATAGGAGAGAAGCAAGATGGAGGGAGATCTTGGGTTGGGGGGTTTGTATATGAAAGCTTGGCAGTTGTGGCATGGGGTAAGGGTTGTTGGTCCTGGAGGGTGGGGGACTGGCTCTCACTGCGTCTCCACAATGTCCACGGACTCCTTGCCACAGCAGGGGAATCCACTGGCACCTGGCAGGGAGAAGGAGGTGAGGGCCGGGGAGCTGCAGGGGGAGACGTCCCTGGGGCGTTCTGGAACCCTGGGCAGGTGGTACTGCTCCAGttaccccctccctccttccctccctgccctgcatCTCAGCCCATTCACCACCGCCTCTCCCATCCTGCCCCtcgctccctcctctctccagcgTCACCAGCCCTGCCCTCCACATCTGCTCCCCTCCGTGCTAGAATTTGCCTTTCCTTTCACTCTCCCCAACCCATCACCCTTCTCCCCTAGGACGGATGCTAACAGGCTTCACTGCTGTTTCTTGAGGGCTGCTAGCCCAGGCAACGGGTTGGGCACTTTCTGTGCTCTATCTCATCAATTCAACACAAAAAATGACAAGAAGTTCATTTGCCCAAGGTCCCTCAGCTGAAGGTTGCCAACATCAGGAACCGGATGCAGATTTGACGGAAGAAAAACTCTTCACTCCCCTGCCCCACGTGCTATCCTATGAGGTGTCTGTAACTGCGTGGGGACCCCTAAGAACCCATCCATTCCTGGTCGTtggcccccttccctctctcttctctggccAGGCTTCGGATCTGGCACTCCCCCTAatcccagcccctcctgccctgAAGTCCTTCCTCTCTTCCAGGCTTTTCTCATCCTGGGGTCACCCACCTGGGGAATTTTCACCCCAGGCGTTTGATCTGTGGGGATGCTGACTGCAGTGTCCCCATCACCCTCTGAAGAAGAGGTTGAGCATAGCCTTGAGGAAGGTTTCTGCACCCCAGTCGCCTCCCTGGAGCTTGTATCTTTTACTGAAGATGCTGCTTTTTCATCAtctggggatggggggtggggcaccAGGCTGTCCCATTCTTCCAAGCTCCCCAGGGTGGTAGATGGGGGTCGGTGGTGGATCAGTCATGGCAGTGGGAAAGCTGGATCCCCCCGAGCCTGGAGTGTGGCAGGAAATGATGGCCTTGGCTCTGGCTGAGAAGAATCGCTCCAGGATTTTATCCAAAGGATCAGAGTGTGCCATGGCCTCCTTCTAGAGATGTGGAGGCTGTTTCTGTGTCTGGGATTTGCGACATCCATGTTCCTCCTGGGCCTGGGCCTCTTGGATCAGCCACATGGCCGGGCTAGGCGCATACTACCACAGTCAGGCTCCTAAGAACTAGCTCAGTGGTCTCTGGACCCTTCCACCAACTTGACTGCCATGTTCCATTGGCTTCCTTCATGTCTCTCTTCATTTCTAGCTCCACCTGCCCCCAGTGCTGCTTTTCTCCAGGCCTCTCGCCTCAGTGCCTTCCTTTGCTCACTTGCAAAATTTCCCTCGACAATCTAATCAACATCCATTGCCTAAGCCCTTCCATGAACAGAACGGGGTGTggataggaagagaaaatattaggTGCGAGCCTCATCGCAGCACTGGAGGGGTGGAAGCAAAAGTCCGAGGTTGACTCAGCTTGGGACCTCTGTGCCCAACTTGGGAATGTTCTGTCAGGGACTCAGGTGACATTCTATAGCATGTGAAACAATTTCAGTTTCCAACCGCTGGATGCTAGTGCATAGAAATGTATATCCTGTAACCACCCTAAAATCCTATCGGtgctagtttcttgttttggtttagTTTTGTAGATCTCATAAGGTTCTCTACAAAAACAATAATGTGTGTGACTCAGGGCACCTAGCACAATCAGTCGCTAGAGCAcgtgactgttgatctcagggttgtgggtccaagccccgtgttgggtgtagagattacttaaacaacttaaaaataaagtatgtgtGTGACTcaagagacagttttacttcttcctttccaaattgGATGTCTCTTATTTCCTTATTCTGCTTTAGTGTACTGAGAACAGTGTTCAGTACAATGCTGAATCGAATTGAGAGTGGACAtgttgttttgttcctgaccttagggaggAAGCATTCAGTATTTCACCATTAagcatgatgttagctgtagttTTCCCTCAGAGATGCCCTTTATCACGTTGAggaaagttcccttctattcctagtttacttagtttttacagatttcttttttggagagaaagagagagcgcgtgTTTGCAAAcaaggcaggggagggacagagggaaggagagaatcctaagcagactccacattcagtgtggaacccaacatggtgctcgattccaagaccctgagatcatgacctgagctgaaattgagttggacacttaatcaactaagccacccaggtgccccttagttcACTTAGTTTTTAGATAGGAAGAGATGTTAGGTTTTGTCTGAtgcttttttttgcatttattgagatgattatatgtttttcttttatattcttttatttttcttttgttttttagtatctcttcacccattgtggggcttgaactcatgaccttcagaataagagtcgcatgctctcccaactgagtcaggcaggtgcccctgtttttcttttatgttctgttagtatattatatgatatatataacatGCTATAACACAAACAATGTTATATTCTGTTAACAATTCTCTTATATTCTGTTTatggtaaaataaattaattttttgaatgttaaaatCAATCTTACATCCCTGAGATAAATTTCATCTAGTCATAATGTATTATCATTTTATacattgttgaatttgatttgctaaccatattttttaaagactttatttatttggggtgcctgggtgactcagttggttaaacgactgccctcggctcaggccatgatcctggagtccgggatcgagtcctgcatcgaggggggggggggtccctgctcagtggggagcctgcttctccctctgacctttctcctctcatgctctctctctctctcaaataaataaataaaaataaaatctttaaaaagattttatttattttgacagagggagagatagcaagagctggaacacaagcagagggagtgggagagggagaagcatgcttcccacagagcagcgagcctgatgtggggcttgatcccaggaacctgggatcatgacctgggcctaaggcagatgcttaacaactgagccacccaggtgcccctgatttattaacttttttgaaagaaatctcACATGAGGTTCATGAAGTATATTGGTGCATAATTTTCTTACATTGTCTTCATCAGGTTTTGATACCAGAATAATGTTGgtttcatagaatgagttgggaagtattctctcttcagttttctgaaagagtttgcataaaattggtataatttcttccttatgtttggcagaattcacagGTGAAGCTTGTGAACCTGGGCCTGGAGTTTCTTCAT
Encoded here:
- the SPATA32 gene encoding spermatogenesis-associated protein 32, yielding MAHSDPLDKILERFFSARAKAIISCHTPGSGGSSFPTAMTDPPPTPIYHPGELGRMGQPGASGFPCCGKESVDIVETHSDPNQQQPFEEEEIEGPSSRNPCQSGEPAPSRAGALVPTHPRQCLTLSPCPRWVSTRGTRRGGRLRRGGQGLGPRRTSGPGASSASVETFQLEKEWLELEHTHKVDLDIEQVLERELELELEPELEQELELEPELEPEQEPELEPEPEPEPEPEPEPEPEPEPEPEPELEPEPDPEPETEPRDPEQLESRTEPLQPHTPRHTSLWSVRSHSSYVSLPEDQASTNHRSIRVQTSNHLFWADKHIQASEHSLQRAISNNTGKTTSCQDQESDLEDACVCCTKQIENPSAQPVPPAADSQQPSNPPPPSSSPPPGIGLADLVNFASSLAVASSSKMDLPNLEHMIKAPPQKAEVPSTDPAPQLATDQPEKEKLTKDLLEKSLETEESQKAWKQEDKNFFCPYLDFSKPGIKRATIKGEVQLLQQPARSPPPKGAVKGSPQQPRRLPTQDPGGEQGCRTQKGRPQQPAPPLSPREPASIKGIGAKQFSQRPREFKRLAAARSVRSGSGSQRSAEKSLLPLTARLLAAFQEIFKLFSSGPTGSVDMRSMKATLRNVGIQLSPQEMCEALQQADLDGDGTVSFKDFLGVLTDSYRLAQCLGQVRNSQFWDPQRLQTLFLEMLFKLMNQGYLPHRVVQEVMSYYTKKQRVLWLNPGWKGRSQGRSSAGRPHVGLTFFCQAARLSGLSSTQLERSLHRLHKAGAHSPYSQIPNLAVWTPPEDGMWHRAPCPNVRLPKSCHSSRHKLVPTQRSLSPEFMGQPLDYLRPWKMTPSPPTLVQKQPYSPSPACLQKPAMKK